The genomic stretch AAGTACACAGGAAGGGGAATATAAACGGACCATTCCTTTTTATAATTGGCTTGAACAGCAGTGATTTTTTGTGATAAAGTAGCGAACAATCAGGTGAGCTATTTGCAGCCTGATTTTTTTTATGTACTACCGGGTTCTGTAAATTGATTAACAAACCTGATCCGCATTACAAAGAGTACTTCTTTACAGTGATGTAAATTAAACTAACAATCAAACTGAGACTGTGTAGTATTTATTTTTTTGAAACGGAATAGACGTCAGTAATGATAGGTTTTTAAGTACTTATAGTTCGTAGGAATAGAACAATTAATGCGGAGCAGTCAATAATTAAAATTGGGTGTGAAATATGCTATGTTAAATAATACACAAATTAGGTTTTGTTTAGATAAAATGGGGGAAATGTTTCCTGATGCACATTGTGAACTAAACCACTCAAATCCATTTGAGCTTGTGGTTGCTGTTGCTCTATCAGCGCAATGCACAGATGCACTTGTAAATAAAGTAACTAAAAAGTTGTTTGCAAAATATAAGAAGCCTGAAGATTATTTGGCAGTCTCATTAGAAGAGCTACAACAGGATATTCGTTCTATTGGTTTATTTCGAAATAAAGCGAAAAATATCCGTAATCTATCTCAGTTGTTAATAGAACAATATGGAGGAATTGTTCCCAATGACCGTGACGAGCTAACGAAGTTACCAGGTGTAGGTCGAAAAACAGCAAATGTAGTCGTCTCAGTTGCGTTTGACATCCCCGCGATTGCAGTTGATACACATGTTGAACGTGTTAGTAAACGTTTAGCGATATGTCGTTGGAAGGATAGTGTTTTAGAAGTAGAAAAAACATTAATGCGAAAAGTACCAAAGGATGAATGGTCTGTGACCCATCACCGTATGATATTTTTCGGTAGATATCATTGTAAAGCACAATCACCTCAGTGTGAAGTATGTCCACTTCTAGATTTGTGCAGAGAGGGAAAAAAAAGAATGAAAAAGAACAATAAAATTACCAAAGGGGAGAAATAAGGTTGGAACTTAATATTCCTTACCATATGAAAAATACACTCTTTTTCCCTGAGTCTATTACAAAGCTAAATATTAACCTACATAATTCATTTGAATTGAACTTTGATTTAAAATATTTTGGTTACGACATAGCCGCACATAACGATGTAGATACTATTAAGCCATGGCTGTCGATAGAGCAATATATTCCTTTAGTAATAGCTAAATGGAAGGGGATTGAACCAGAGTTAGCTCAACACTTTCAGCAGAGGAAAAAAACGAATATCAAACAGTCGATTGTTCAATCATTAAGTTTGTTCTTATCTATGCTTTTTTGGATGAACAGCAGGCCTGTAACGAACCTTATTAATATTCAAGAACCAATTCAACAATTTACATACAAACCGATCAATGTAGGTGAAAGAATTGATTTTATAATGAAAAAACCACATCAATTTCATTCTTTTATACAGCTTTGTGAGTTATTTCAAGAAAGTACTAAAATATATTATAAGATTATTGCGCTACAAAAATAACGTTCATACTTATAGTAGAAATTAGCTAGTAAGAAAGGCTCTTTTCGTCAAATTTGTTGCTATTGTTACAGGGTTATATATAGTTATCATCAACTTACATAAGAAATGATGTCACGAGCGATAGATGTATACGTGAATAACTTTAGAACGAAAAGCTATGATCTAATGCGAAAACAACCTTAGTTAAGAACTTCTTTCTACAGGTCAAATTTTTAAAAAATGACTGTTGTTCAACCTCCATTTGGACAAGCTTCCCCACAAAAAACAACAGGCTACCTCTGATAGCCTGTTGTTTTTTCATTTATTCTTCATTATTATCCTCTTCACTTGGAGGTGGTTCAGGTGGACGTTCATCATGGTCACCTTCATCAATCAATGGGTCTCCAATTTCTCCTTCATCATCAGTTCCCGGCTCTTCATCAAATAAGTCATCAAACGGATTTTCTATTTCTTCCTCAAATATCGGAATCTCAACAGAGGCACTTAGTGGGTCACTTCTATTTTCTGGATTGCTGTCACTAACTGCTGAAATCTGATAAGAGTAGATAGCCCCTTCAATCGGATCAGGAACTAGGTAACTAAACTCTTTTGTAGTACCTATTACTTCATACGGGCCTTCATCAATTGATTGTTTAATTTCAAATGATATGTCACTTAATTCTTCCTCAGATCCATCTAACGTGTAGTCCCACAATAATTGTAATTCATTAGTTCTTTCATCATATAAAGCTTCAAAACCATTAGGTGGGTCTATCTTATCGTATTTATCTGAGACCTTAGTTGGTTCTGTGCCTTTCACAAAGTATTCATAGACGATTTCATTTTGTGGTGTAAATTCACTAGGTAATCTTGCGGGATTTGACCCTTTTTCAACCTTTTTTTGAACAACACTGTTAGGTACAGTGAAATCAGCAGATTCACCACCTGATATGTGGGTGAATAGATTTTTAAATAGTTTACGCGCAATTTTTTCTTCATCTACGCTTTTAAAATATGCATCTTCACTAATTCGATTAAATCCTGTCCATATCGCTGCTGTATATTCTGTTGTATAGCCTGCAAACCATACGTCTTTCGTTGCATTTTCTGGTAAACCGTATTTTTGTATTTCTTCTACAGGGTAGTTAGTAGATCCTGTTTTACCGGCAACTGGGACTGCATTGCTAACAAAGGCATCCCGACCTGTCCCATTGGTGACAACCGATTTTAACATATCAGTTATCATAAAAGCAGTGTAATCTGACATCGCTTCTTCAGTTTTTGGCGTTAAATCTAATTCTCTTCCATCAGGAAAAACAATTTTAGTAACAGCATGAGGTTGATTATAAAACCCTTCATTACCAAAGGCACTGAATGCACCTGCCATGTCTAATGTAGATACACCAGTACTAAATCCACCTATAGCGTATGGTTCGTAAATTTGTTTTTCTAGTGGGATTCCTAACCCAACCGCAAAGTCTCTTGCTTTATCGAGACCGACTTCTCTCAATGCTTTAACTGCTGGAACATTAACTGACTGTTCTATAGCGTATCTCATAGACATCCAGCCTCTATATCCATCATACCAATTATATATTTGTTTATTAGAATCAGCATATGTCATTTGTTCGTCATTAATTTGTTCATATGTCGACCATTTTAAATACTCAATTGCAGGACCATAATCAAGAACAGGTTTTATGGAAGATCCAGGTTGTGCTTTTGTATCTATAGCATAATTCCAACCTCTTGCAGCGTCTTGATTACGTCCACCACCGATGGCACGTATTTGACCTGTTTTCGTATCAAGTAATGTAATTCCTGCTTGAAGGTTCTCGTTTGGGAAGTTGACAACATTATTTGATTGTAACAGCTCATTAGTGTATTTTTGTGCTTCTGTATCTAACGTCGTATAGATTTCTAGGCCACCTGAATATAGATCGTAATCTCCAGATTCATTAATTTCTTCTATAACGTAATCTAGAAAGGCGTCATAAGGTTCGGATTCTATTGTTGTTACATTCAATGATTCTTCAACAGGTATTGCTTTTGCTTGTTCAGCCTGTTCAGCTGAAATAAAGCCATGTTGCGCCATTAAAGATAGTACAACATTTCTTCTTTCTTCTGCTGCTTCAGGATTTTTAATAGGATTGTAATTATTTGGACTTTGAGTCATTCCTGCTAGTAAAGCAGCCTGATGTAGTTGCATTTCATTTAAATTATCTTTATCAAGGCCGAAATATACTTCAGCTGCTTTGCCTACTCCGTACGTACTTCCACCTAAAAAGATTTTATTTAAATACAGTTCTAATATCTCTTCTTTAGATTTAATTTGTTCAAGCTTATATGCTAACCATGCCTCTTGAACTTTTCGACTAATTTTTTTTTCAGGTGTTAACACATAGTTTTTGACAACTTGTTGTGTAATAGTACTTGCCCCTTCAGCACCAAAGCCTTCTGTAATATTAGCAAGAACGGCTCCACCTATTCGAATGGGGTCAATTCCATGATGTTCAAGAAAACGAGCGTCTTCAACAGCTAGAAATGCATCTTGAAGTACTGTTGGAATTTCGTTATATTTTACATACGTGCGTTTCTCTATCCCAAGCTCAGCAAATTCATTGCCATCTTTATCAAATACCTTTGAAGAGAACGATGCTTGAAATGCTTGTTCATCTAATGGAGGTACATCTTTAATGATTACATAAAAGGCGATTGCTCCAACTATAGCGCCAATAATTCCTAACGAAAAAAATACTAAAATAAGTTTCTTAAAAAATTGAAAGATACTTTTTTTAGGTTTTTGATTACTTTTATGGTTACGTTCAGCTTGTTTACGTGCTGTTCTTGACTGTGATTGACTTGCCATGTGGTATTCCTACCTTTCAACTTAATAATTCGTAGCAGAGTTATGAGAAATAAATATTATCTAATATGTTAAGATAGTCAATGCGGGGCTTATAGCCGAGCGGGACTTCATGACCTAAATCCACTATCTCTTGTTTTGTTATTGATTTTCTATCTCCTTTTTTCATACGGTCCCAAAAGCTTAATAGGTGGGTAGCATCTAGCAGAAAGATCTGCTCATTTTTAGTAAATCGTAGAATGACAAAACACAATCCGTTATGATTTATTACATCACGCATATGTTTAATTTGATGGTCGTGAAAGTTTTGCAAAGGGAATGATGTTTTATTTCTAGTTTCTTTAGCTTCAAAATCTATATACCTACCTTTGTAAATACCATTATAGTCAGTAGTTGAAGCTTGTTTAAAATACGCTTCTTTAATAACAGCAGCACTTCTTTTCGGATAGTCAACTTGTACGATTTGAACTGGCGTTGGCTTTTTGTGAATAACCGCTATATTGTGTAGTAAATAATAATTATTAGAGTCATTAATATCCTCTTCCAAAGTCATACCACGATTACTGTATGAAGCTTTTTTAGCGGTATTAGTATCTTTATCTTGTTTTTCTTTATATAATTTACCATTCGGATAGCGAATCACTGATTCATCCTCCTCACCTAACTTCACCAACTATCATAACAAATAATAAAACTACATTGTAACGATTTTAACAAAGTGTCATCATAATGATGTTAAAAAAAAAGTATAGGTGTTTTTTTAAGTTATGGCAAGTGATAAACTTCTTTTTACACGTTATTTAGCCTCAAACAATTAGACGAATGATCGTATAAAAATGTTACAACTATAATATTTTGAGTGAGGTAAACTATTGGAGATTGTGCTATGAGGAGATGTATTTGAGGTGATTCACTCGTAATATATAAAGATGAGGGAAGACTAGCCCTCATCTTCGTTTCAAGTTAAGTAGCAGGTTTATTAGGACCTTCTAGTTTTGGGTTACCATATCCCGTTGCTTTC from Cytobacillus sp. IB215665 encodes the following:
- the nth gene encoding endonuclease III; the protein is MLNNTQIRFCLDKMGEMFPDAHCELNHSNPFELVVAVALSAQCTDALVNKVTKKLFAKYKKPEDYLAVSLEELQQDIRSIGLFRNKAKNIRNLSQLLIEQYGGIVPNDRDELTKLPGVGRKTANVVVSVAFDIPAIAVDTHVERVSKRLAICRWKDSVLEVEKTLMRKVPKDEWSVTHHRMIFFGRYHCKAQSPQCEVCPLLDLCREGKKRMKKNNKITKGEK
- a CDS encoding YpoC family protein → MELNIPYHMKNTLFFPESITKLNINLHNSFELNFDLKYFGYDIAAHNDVDTIKPWLSIEQYIPLVIAKWKGIEPELAQHFQQRKKTNIKQSIVQSLSLFLSMLFWMNSRPVTNLINIQEPIQQFTYKPINVGERIDFIMKKPHQFHSFIQLCELFQESTKIYYKIIALQK
- a CDS encoding PBP1A family penicillin-binding protein, producing MASQSQSRTARKQAERNHKSNQKPKKSIFQFFKKLILVFFSLGIIGAIVGAIAFYVIIKDVPPLDEQAFQASFSSKVFDKDGNEFAELGIEKRTYVKYNEIPTVLQDAFLAVEDARFLEHHGIDPIRIGGAVLANITEGFGAEGASTITQQVVKNYVLTPEKKISRKVQEAWLAYKLEQIKSKEEILELYLNKIFLGGSTYGVGKAAEVYFGLDKDNLNEMQLHQAALLAGMTQSPNNYNPIKNPEAAEERRNVVLSLMAQHGFISAEQAEQAKAIPVEESLNVTTIESEPYDAFLDYVIEEINESGDYDLYSGGLEIYTTLDTEAQKYTNELLQSNNVVNFPNENLQAGITLLDTKTGQIRAIGGGRNQDAARGWNYAIDTKAQPGSSIKPVLDYGPAIEYLKWSTYEQINDEQMTYADSNKQIYNWYDGYRGWMSMRYAIEQSVNVPAVKALREVGLDKARDFAVGLGIPLEKQIYEPYAIGGFSTGVSTLDMAGAFSAFGNEGFYNQPHAVTKIVFPDGRELDLTPKTEEAMSDYTAFMITDMLKSVVTNGTGRDAFVSNAVPVAGKTGSTNYPVEEIQKYGLPENATKDVWFAGYTTEYTAAIWTGFNRISEDAYFKSVDEEKIARKLFKNLFTHISGGESADFTVPNSVVQKKVEKGSNPARLPSEFTPQNEIVYEYFVKGTEPTKVSDKYDKIDPPNGFEALYDERTNELQLLWDYTLDGSEEELSDISFEIKQSIDEGPYEVIGTTKEFSYLVPDPIEGAIYSYQISAVSDSNPENRSDPLSASVEIPIFEEEIENPFDDLFDEEPGTDDEGEIGDPLIDEGDHDERPPEPPPSEEDNNEE
- the recU gene encoding Holliday junction resolvase RecU gives rise to the protein MIRYPNGKLYKEKQDKDTNTAKKASYSNRGMTLEEDINDSNNYYLLHNIAVIHKKPTPVQIVQVDYPKRSAAVIKEAYFKQASTTDYNGIYKGRYIDFEAKETRNKTSFPLQNFHDHQIKHMRDVINHNGLCFVILRFTKNEQIFLLDATHLLSFWDRMKKGDRKSITKQEIVDLGHEVPLGYKPRIDYLNILDNIYFS